CGGAAAAGACACCATTCAGACCTTGCGGCCGGCCGGCTACGATAGCAACCTGAAGTGGGAGCAAACCAAAACCTACGACGCGGGCCTGGATTTCGGCTTTTTCAGCAACCGCCTCACCGGCTCACTGGACCTGTACCTGCGCCAGACCTCGAACCTGCTGGCCGTGATTCCGCTACCCGCCGGCAGCAACCTAACCAACGTGCTGCTGACCAACGTGGGTAGTCTGGATAATAAGGGCATTGAGTTGTCGCTGAACTACGATTTGGTGCGGGGCCAGAAGCTGAACTGGTCGGTAAACTTCAACGCCACCATGAACCGGGGCAAGATTACCAAACTCTTGCAGGTACAAGACCCTACTTACCAAGGCACGCCGGTGGGCAATATCGGTAACTTCCAGTTCGTGCAGATAAACTCGGTGGGCTATGCGCCCAACACCTTCTTCCTCTACCAGCAGAAGTACGAGAACGGCCGGCCGCTGCAAGGCCCGAACCAGAGCGCTAGCACCACGCAGTACGTGGACCAGAACAACGACGGTATCATCAACGAGCGCGACAAGGTATATGCGGGCAACCCCGCGCCGAAGGCCTTCCTGGGCTTCAGCTCTAACATCAGCTACAGCAAGCTCAGCCTGGCCTTCACGATGCGCGCCAACCTGGGCGGCACTATCTACAACGCCGTGGACGCGGGCCAGGGCAACTACTACGGCCTGAACACGGGCCTGGGCTACTCAGCCAACGTAGTGCCCGACGTGTACAATACCGGCTTCTCGGCCGGGCAGCCGCTGAGTAATTACTACCTGCACAGCGCCACGTTTGGCCGCTTGCAGAACGTGACGCTGGGCTACGACCTGGGCGGCGTTATCAAAGGCGTGCAGAACCTGCGCCTGACGCTGGCCGGCCAGAACCTGCTGGTTGTCACGGCATACAAAGGTCTTGACCCCGAGCACGCCGACGGCATCGACAATCAGTTCTACCCCCGCCCCCGCGCCGTGACGCTGGGCGTGAACGTGGGCTTTTAGTTTTTTATCAGCGCTTTAAGTCAACGTCTGTCATTGCGAGCAACGCATTCCGCGCAGCAAGCGGCGTCAACCGCATCCGAACGATACCCGAACGACTTCATCCTAGTGCGATTGACGCGTCCTCGCTTAATGCGCAACATGCTCGCAATGGCAGCCAGTTTCAAGCAAAAAATATTCCTACCCATGACCTCCCGCCCTACCCCTACCCTGCGCCGCAACCTCAAGCTGGCCACTATCTCCCTGCTGCTCGCCGCCGGCGGCCTGGCGGGCTGCACCAAAGACCTGGACCGCTCGCCCTTCTACGACCTCAATACCAAGTCGGTATACACCGACCCGGCCAATTACATCAAGGTGCTGGCCAAGCTCTACGCCGGCTACAACCTGAGCGGACAAAATACCACCGGCTCGCCCGACGTGTTTGCTGGGCAGGGCAAGGATGAGGGCGAAACCTCCTATCTGCGTGCGTACTGGTACTTACAGGACCTGACCACCGACGAGGCGGTAGTGGCCTGGAATAGCGGCCCGCTCCAGGAGCTGAATCGCGCCACCTGGACTTCGAGCAATGACTTGGTTAACAACATGTACACCCGCATTTTTTACGAAGTAGCGGCGTGCAACGAGTTTATCCGGCAAACCAGCGATGGCCAGCTCAGCAGTAACGGCATCAGTGGGGCCGATGCCGACATGGCGCGGGTGCAACGGGCCGAAGCGCGCTTCCTACGGGCGCTAGCCTACTACCACGCCCTGGACCTATACGGCAATGTGCCCTTCGTGACCGAGGCCGACGCGCCGAGCAAGAACCTGCCCAAGCAGATTTCGCGGGCCGACCTGTTTGCCTACGTCGAGTCGGAGCTAAAGGCCATTGAGCCGCTGATGACGCCCGCCCACCGTGCCCCCTACGGCCGGGCCGACCAGGGCGCGGCCTGGACGCTGCTGGCCAAGCTCTACCTCAACGCGCAGGTGTATGTGGGCACCGACCGCAACACCGACTGCCTCACGTACTGCAACAAGATTCTGGCCGCCGACTACAAGCTGGCCCCCGAGTACCGCTTGCTGTTTCTGGCTGACAACAACGTGACGTCGGCCTCGGAAATCATCTTCCCGATTACCGCCGACGGGCTGGCCGAGCAGGGCTACGGCGGCACTACCTACCTGGTGCACGCCTCCATCGGGGGTAAGATGCTGAGCAGCAACTTCGGGGTGAACGGTGGCTGGGCCGGCAACCGCACCCGCAAAAACCTGCCTAACCTGTTCACCAGCACCGACGACCAACGGGCCATGTTCTTCACCAACGGCCAGACCCTGGATATCAAGGACCTGACGGATTTCACCAACGGCTACGCCGTGACGAAGTGGAAGAACGTTACCTCGACCGGCCAGCCCGGCTCGGACCCCACGGGCACGTTCGCGGACACGGACTTTCCACTTTTCCGCCTCGGCGACGTGTACCTGATGTATGCTGAAGCCGTGCTGCGCGGCGGCGCGGGCGGTACCCAGGCCCAGGCGCTGGCCTACGTAAACGCCCTGCGCGACCGCGCCTACGGCAACCAGAGCGGCCGCATCACCGCCACCGACCTAACTGCCCCCGACTTTATCCTCAATGAGCGGGGCCGCGAGCTGTATTGGGAAGCCAGCCGCCGCACCGACCTCGTGCGATTCGGCAAGTATACCAGTGCCTCTTACCTCTGGCCCTGGAAGGGCGGCGCTACCCAAGATGGTGCGGGCATCGCCGACTTCCGCAGCATCTTCCCGCTGCCTTCTACTGACCTCGTAGCCAACCCTAGTCTCACGCAAAACCCTGGCTATTAAAATAATTATAAATTACGAAGTAGCCTCTTTGCTACTTTGTAAAAATTCATACTTCAAAGAAGGCTTGAAACTTAGGGCCGGGTGCCGGCGGGTGAGGAAACCGGGTGGGGAAACCGTGGGGCGTCCAGCAGCGCCGTGCGGCACCAGTGTAACCAGCCAACCGGGTAAACCCTGGTCCTAAGTACCAAGCTTTATTTTTTTGACGGTGAGTACAAGCAGTCTATTGCTTTGATTGTCTGTGCCTTATTAAGTTTTTATTAATGAAGATTTCCCTACCCTACTCTTGGTTAGTAATCCTTCTGCTGAGCCTGGGCGCGGGCGCGGCGCGGGCGGCCGATGTCACGTTCAGCGTGAACATGCAGTTCCAGATTCGGCAGGGCAATTTCGTGGCCGGTACCGACCAGGTGATGGTATTCGGCAGCTTTTCGGCGGCGGGCGTAGCGCTAAGCGACCCCGATGGCGACCAGGTATATTCGGCCACGGTGCCGAACCAGCCCGAAGACGCTCAATTAACTTACAACTATCGCTTTACGCACGGCGGGGCGGCGGTGAACGAAACCGTGCCCGCCCGGCCTTACGTGGTGCAGGTTACCTCGGCGGCCAACGTGCTGACGGACTGGTTCAACGACCAGCCGCCGCCCTACCCTTACGCTAAGCTGTATGCCTCCACGCTGACCCCGATTCCGGGCGAGGCGGTACGCTTTACGGATAGCTCGGAGGGCGGGGCGGCCACGAGCTGGCGCTGGACGTTTGCGGGCGGCAGCCCGGCTACTTCTACGGCTCCCAACCCCATCGTGGTATGGACCGCGCCCGGCAGCTACGCCGTGACGCTGACGGCCACCAACGCCAGCGGCAGCACGACGTCTAAGACGCTGACCGTGCGTGTGGGGCCGCCCGACAGCGCGCTGGGCTGGTGGAACGATGCCATCTTCTACCAGATTTACCCGCGCAGCTTTCTCGACTCAAACGGCGATGGTACCGGCGACTTCGCGGGCCTGCTGCGCAAGCTCGACTACCTCAACGACGGCAACCCGGCCACGACCACCGACCTGGGTGTGAC
The genomic region above belongs to Hymenobacter psoromatis and contains:
- a CDS encoding RagB/SusD family nutrient uptake outer membrane protein, with protein sequence MTSRPTPTLRRNLKLATISLLLAAGGLAGCTKDLDRSPFYDLNTKSVYTDPANYIKVLAKLYAGYNLSGQNTTGSPDVFAGQGKDEGETSYLRAYWYLQDLTTDEAVVAWNSGPLQELNRATWTSSNDLVNNMYTRIFYEVAACNEFIRQTSDGQLSSNGISGADADMARVQRAEARFLRALAYYHALDLYGNVPFVTEADAPSKNLPKQISRADLFAYVESELKAIEPLMTPAHRAPYGRADQGAAWTLLAKLYLNAQVYVGTDRNTDCLTYCNKILAADYKLAPEYRLLFLADNNVTSASEIIFPITADGLAEQGYGGTTYLVHASIGGKMLSSNFGVNGGWAGNRTRKNLPNLFTSTDDQRAMFFTNGQTLDIKDLTDFTNGYAVTKWKNVTSTGQPGSDPTGTFADTDFPLFRLGDVYLMYAEAVLRGGAGGTQAQALAYVNALRDRAYGNQSGRITATDLTAPDFILNERGRELYWEASRRTDLVRFGKYTSASYLWPWKGGATQDGAGIADFRSIFPLPSTDLVANPSLTQNPGY